Sequence from the Methanocalculus alkaliphilus genome:
CACTGGACTCCTGGAGGGTGTTTGTGCCACAAACCAGGAAGGTATAGCTTAATTATATTGATGGACAGCCGCTTAATGATATGGAGAGGTATGGATGCAGATACCAAACGGGAGAGAGAGATAATGGGAACCTATAATCCGCGTGATGTCGTTATTGCACCATTCCCGTTCCACGATGGCAGGGGGAACAAAAACAGGCCGGCGGTCGTCCTCTCGGCCGGGGATAACCAGCTCCTCCTTGTACCCTGCACAAGCCGGCCGGCAGACAGGATCCCGTCGATCAGGATCGATCTCGACGACTTTGAGGAAGGTGGTCTTGACCTCTTCGATGAGAGCTACATCCTCACCACCGATCAGACCTGGATACCCGTACGAAAGATACTCTCAAAGAAAGGGAGGCTGACAAATGAAGCTTTTATGGAAGTAAAAAGGATAGCCCGGTCCTGAAACTATCCGAGCCTGTCACCGCCAAACTGCTTCATCATCCGGTTCATGGAGAAGCGTCCTCCTCCCTTGAAACCTTTCAATGCCTTCTGCATCATCTTATAATATTTGATGAGCTCCCGGACCTGGTCAACTGACGATCCGGAACCATATGCAATCCGGTGTACCCGGGATGTTCCAAGGACAGATGGATCATCAAGCTCCGCATCCGTCATCGAGTCCATGATCACCCGGTACCGCTGCATCTTCACAGAGGTGACATCATAGACCTCCCCGGGAAGATTCATATTACCGAGAGGAAGCATCGAGAGAACCTGCTTTAACGGACCCATCTTATTGAGGGCTTCAAGCTGTTTGTACATATCACGAAGGGTAAACTTCCCCTTCATCATTGCATTGACATCGAGATCATCGCTCTCGATCACCTCTTCAGCCCGCTCGACGAGGGCACGGAGATCCCCCATCCCAAGCAGCCTCGAGATGAATCCATCGGGATCGAACCGCTCGAGATCGTCGATCGTCTCACCGGAACCGATGAAGACGATGCCCGATCCCGTCTCGGCAACAGCCGAGAGGGCACCGCCACCTTTGGCAGTCCCATCCATCTTCGTGATGATGACCCCATCAATACCGATGGCCTCATGGAATCTCTTCGCCTGATCACGCGCCCCCTGACCAAGGGCCGCATCGATGACGAGCCACCGGTGCGTCGGTTTCGCCACGTCGTTGATCTGCATGATCTCCTCGATGAGATCATCTTCAAGGGCATGGCGGCCGGCAGTATCGACGATGATAACCTCAACATCACGGAGAGCCGTGAGGCCGTCTCTGACGATCTTCAGGGCATCCTTCTCGTTTGGATCGCCATAGACCGGGACATTAATCTTCTTACAGAGGGTCTGAAGCTGAACAAATGCACCTGGCCGGAAGTTGTCGCAGCAGATTGCTCCAACTTTCATCCCTTTCCGCTGAAGATACCGGCAGAGTTTGCCCGTCGTTGTCGTCTTCCCGGAGCCCTGCAGACCTGCCATCAGGATCTTCTGGGGTTTGAGCTCAAGCTCGGTCTCGGGACCCATCAGGGAGACGAGCTCCTGGTAGACGATTCGAAGGACATGATCCTTCACACCCATCCCTTTTGGAAGCTCCTCTTCAAGGGCACGATTCTTGATCGACTGAGAGAGCTGCATCACAAGTTTGACATTGACATCAGACTGGATGAGCGCCCGCTGGAGATCACGTATCAGCTCCTCAACGGCTGCCCTGTCGATAACAGCCTTCCCTGCAAGCTTTTTAACGGCATCTTTGAGAGATGTGGAGAGAGAATCGAGCATCGTTTAATCAGTCCCCCAGGATCGCATCGAGGATGAGATCAGGTGTAAATGGTTTGATATCCGAGTATTCCTGGCCGACCCCGAGGAAGACCAGTGGCTTTCCGATGGTGTAGGCGATGGAGATTGCCGCTCCACCTTTTGGATCCATATCCGCTTTCGTCAGGATGACACCATCAGCGCCGACGGTCCGGTCAAACTCGGCAGCCCGCACAACAGCGTCATTACCTGCCGTCGCCTCATCAACATACAGGATGAGATCCGGCTTCATAACCCGCCTGATCTTCTCAAGCTGACTCATCAGGTTTGCCCGGTTATGGAACCGGCCTGCGGTATCGGCGAGGACAACATCTATGGAATGAGCCCGTGCATACTCAACCGTGTCAAAGAGGACGGCAGACGGATCCGCACCCTCCTGATGGTGAATGAGGCGGACACCTATACGATCTGCATGAACCTGTATCTGTTCGATTGCCCCGGCACGGTAGGTATCACCGGCACCGATGACAACGGAGAAGCCTTCTCTTCGGAGGAGATCGGCGACCTTCGCAATTGATGTCGTCTTTCCGGTTCCATTAACACCTGTGAAGAGGATCTTCACCGGCCGGTCATGTGAACGGATATATGCAGAGATATCAAGGCCATCACCGAGAACCTCACGGAGCGCCTCTCTGAGTGCACCACTGACAATCTCTCCAGGTTCCTGACGGATCTTCCTGTTTGTGCCGACCAGGGAGGCCTTCATATGAGCGATGATCGCATCGGTCACCGGAAGGGCGACATCAGATTCAAGCAGAATCATCTCAAGATCAAAAAGCGGCTCTGCAACATCCTTCTCGGTCAGAACAAACTCACGTTCGACAACAAGTGTTTTGAATTTCTGAAAAAAACCGGTCTTTCGGACGGGCTGCTCCGTCTCCTCAGCCCATCTCTGCTTTGCAGATACGCGCCCCTGCTCATCCTTTTCAGGAGCCGGTGCAGAAACGGTATCTCCTGGTACGGTTTCCACCAGCGGTGCCGGGTCAGGCTCCGGATCTGCCGATGGGATATCTGCCTGTGCAGGAAGAACCGTCTCATCCTCTGCGACAGGTGAACCGGACTCCAAAACAGGCTTAGAATGCGCCTCTATGGAAGCGCCAAGCCTGTTTCGGACATCACGGAGTTTATTCCTGAGTCCTTCAAACATACTCCCCGATCAGCTCCGGCCACGGGACTGGGTCTGACCTGCCTGGTACAGCTGATCAAGGCGTCTTCCAACCTCTGCGGCCTGATTCTGAAGTTTCCCTATCGTCTCGGCAAGGCGTCTCCCCTGAGCCTCCATCTCACTGATCCGATCAGAAAGATACGAGACAGCCTCATCATTGGACTTCTTCACTGACACCCCTGAACCGATGCTGACGATGACAGCATCCGGATCGATGACGCGGGCATGGATGGCTGCGCCGGCACCGATGGGAAGGAGGGTGATGGCATCAGTCGTCTCTTTCAGCCCCTTCAGGCTCTCGATGGCGGCAGCCGACTCCATCCGTGCCTGTTCAACCATCTGGAGCTGCTGTGAGAATAGCTCGATCTGCTGGTTAAACTCGGATAGATACATCTGAAGCGTCTGGAACTCCTGTTCGGGCGTCGGAGTGCGGGTATTACTCTGCATTGACACTCTTTATGCTTTCAATTTTGATTAATCTTCGCTCGAGACGGTGTTTGCTACCGATCAGCGTATAAATGCGCTCTCTCGCCTGTACTTCGTTTGGTGCACCGATGACCTTGGTATATGGCTTCCAGGAATCACCGATCTTCACAGCACCACTCACTTCAAACTCTCTTAACTCCATTCATCTCACCGTAGTAATCCTAAGACGTCTTCCATCCTTCCAAGCTCAAAGCCTGTCGTTGCACCACCGGCGATGAAACCTTTTGAGTTTGCAATCACCCCGGTGCCAACAAGGATTGAACCCATATTGACAGAACCGCATCCGACCGGAAGCGAGGTGAGGGCCTCGACCCGGTCAATCTCATGTTGTGTCGCCCGTGGAGAGAGGAGAACACCTTTGTTCGTCACAACCGATGCCATCCCGACAGTCGGTATCCCGGCTATCTGCATCCGCTCGACGGGAACCTTGAGGAATTCGCTGATTCGATCCATCAGCGTGACCGGCATCTCCGGATGAACAAGGGCAAATTCGTCATTGACAAGAATGACATTGCCGGCAGCATTCATCGTCTCATCCAGGAGCATGACCTCCCCGTACTCCTCGAGCCGACCACGCTCTTCTTCACTGATCATCCCGGAGACCACCATTCCACGGCTGTTTCCCGTAATGAGAGATCCGATGATGGATGTACCTTGCAGGAACATCCGGACAATCTCAACATCAAGGGCTTCTGCTACAGCATCAGCAAAGCTATCGGGGACGGTCTCAGGAAGGATGGCAAACTCTTCAAATGCCCGGGCAAAAACCCCGATATTTGGATCGCCATCGAGGGACAGGGTATATTTCATCTTACTCACCGGCAAGTTCTGCCTGTACCTGGCCGTCAGAGAACTTCATTGCACGGACACGGATCATCCGTGGTGGCTTCTGGCTTCCGCGCTCCCAGACCTTCTCGTTGATATTCCGATCCAGTTTGACGTCCTCTGCCTTCATATGCTTCTCAAGGAATGTCCTGATATCCTTGATGGCGACTTTTGCCCGCTTCCACTTTGGAGCGCGTTTTGCATCCCTGAGCGGAATGTTATAGATCTGTTCCTTTACTGCCTCAACCATTGCCTACACCTTCAGAGTACTGCGTCTCCAGTTACGCCGCTTTGGATGGGACACAACTGCGCGCTTCGTCTTGATCATGACCCATGACGGAACTCTCCGGTTCTGCTGGGCGGCTTTCGCCATTCGAATCTTTCGGCCTTTTGTCAGCTTACTCATTGGTATTCACCAACCTGATCTCGTAATTCTTTTCTCCCGGTGACGAGAGACTGCTGATGATTCTTCGGAAAGATCCCCGACCAGTCGATGCCACGCCGGGTCATCTCATCGCGGATCTCGCGTTCATAATCACCATTCTGAATTTGTGACGTTTCACCATAGACGACGGTGAGCATCTGACCCACCAGTCGTTTTATTTCACGTCTGCCAAACCCAAGAAGGGGGCGTATATATGAGACCCCCGTTCTGTCTTCAAAGCTCTGCACTTCCGCTGGTGTCAGCATCGGCACACGGTCGAGAAACCGTGTGCCATCGGCGACCACCTCATATTCCTGTGCAAGAACACAGAGGGACCGTCGGTGGATCTCATTGATGGCCTCGTTTGGATACCCACACCGATTCAGTATCCCGATAACCTCATCAATGAAACCTGGCGCAAAGGTCATTTTTCTCCAGGGCAATCCCAGAGCCTCTGCCGCCGCCGCGACCTGTGAAACCTCCCGCATCGGGTCAAAGACAAACGTCGCAAGCTCTACTGAATAATCCCGCGACAGCAGGATTGCGGCAAGGCTGCTGTCCTTACCACCACTGTAGAGCATACCAACCTTCATCCTACCCGTCGGATTTTGAAGTCTTTCTTCTGCGGCACCAGTTGTGCGAGGAGCTGTTTGAGCTGTGCATCAGTGATCTTCTGTGTACTGGAGAGGCGCCCCTGCTGGGCAAGCATGACAAGCTGCTGCTCTACAGCACGTGCAAAGTCGGGTTTTGTCAGCTTGATGGTGTTTAACCGCTCACGTGCTTCAGGCTCAAGAACCTGCATGAGCACCATCTGGATCTGCTGTTCGACCTGACGCTGGCGCTCGGCCTCATGCTCCTCACTCTGCTGTTGTTGTTGAAGCTGTGCAAGCCGGCGCTGCCGGAGTTCGGCTAACTCATCGTCTCCCATGGAAGCGTCACCTCAGTACTTTTCAAGGCCGGGAGCCTTCGAAACAGCCTCATCTTTGAGACTGTATGCAGCCCGGTCAAGGAATGAACGGCCTGCGGGCGATACCTTCCGGCCACCGGCTGCCTTCTCAAGAAGACCGGCAGCCTCAAGCTGCTGGAAGATCTTCCTGGCGATTGATCCACTTCCTTTTCTGAAGCGGGAGGGTCTGGAACCCCGGTTCTGGGCTCCCCCATAGACACTCCGAAGTCTCTCAACGCCGACAGGACCGTCGACGTATACACGGCGCAGAACTGCTGCTGCGCGGAAATACCACCAGTCGGTGTTCTCTGGGGGCATCTCTTTATGAACTCCCGTCTTCACATACTCCGCCCATTCGGGTGCCTGGATCTCAGGTTTCTCCTTAAGATCCAGAGCGACCTTCCTGATGAGGAGATCAGCCGGGACATCAAATACCGTAGTCATGGTCTTTTCCTCACTGCTGTGTTTCACTAACAGTCTTTACTTATAAGCTGGCTCTATTGATATAAATTTCGAGGTCATGGGAGAAGAAGAGTCACCCTCTCTTCTTTGCAATCACCATCATCCGGCCACGGGTGGCAACAACAACCCCGCCTGTCCCTTCAACGATCGCCTCGGGATCGATTGAAGCGTTCTTCAGCCACTTGACCTTGATGATCGTTCTCACTTCCAGCTGTGATCTGATCTCCTGGGTAACCTCAGGAGTGATCCCCTGCTTTCCCACCCAGATCGTCGGTTTCAACGTCTGGATAGCTGATGTATCATACTTTTCCGTTATGCTCTTTCACCACCGGATAGCGTCGCTGATCCCGACAGAGAAGACAGGTTACAATCACCTTTCCATGCTGAATCCTGACCCGGGCAGTCCGGCCCGGTACCAGATATCCATAGCAGGTGCGACAGAACTGCCTCCTGTATCGTTTCGGCATTCGTAATCTCTGTTTCATTGCAATGCGTCGTGCAAGAGCAATGCACCGTTCTGCACGGCCGGTATCTCCATCTGCCCATTCTGCTGCCTGTGCAAAGAGAATATCGATGCGTTCCCGTGCGATCCGTTTCCCATTTCCCGGACGAAGTTTCTCTGCCATACCATCCACACCCGGAAAAGCCGTTTATTCTGCTTCATCAGAGATAAAGACCCGCCGCCCGTCAATCGTCAGGCGCCCCTCACAGAAGAGGGAGACGGCCTTCGGCAGCGCCTCATGCTCAAGCGTGAGGATTCGATCAGAGAGGGTTGATTCATCATCATCTTCGCTAACATCACACCAGCGCTGAAGGATAATGGGGCCGGTATCTGTACCCTCATCCACAAAATGTACCGTGCAGCCGGATAGGCGGACACCATACTCGATTGCCTGGCGGTGTGCATTCAGCCCGGCAAATGAAGGAAGGAGTGAAGGGTGGATATTGATGATCCTTCCGGCATACTCCCTGATGATGGACGAGCCAAGAATCCTCATGTACCCTGCAAGCACGATCAGATCGGGGTTCAATGATCGAAGAACAGCAGAAAGTTCCGCCTCATACTCATCCCTTGACCGGAACTCCTGATAATTGATAGTAATGACCGGGATACGCTGCCTCTCTGCCCTCACGGCAGCAAGTGTTCCGTTGCGATCAACGATGAGCCCAACACACCGGCCCGCAATCTTCCCCTCTGCAATCGCAGAGGCGACGGCAAGGAAGTTCGATCCCCTTCCCGATGCAAGCACGACGATGCGTTTCATACCATACCTATGGGTCGCTCATATCGTTAAGGATTCGCTACCACCAGGCTGCTTCCTGAAGATAAGTTTCACCTTCAGGATCTGCCTCCCCCGCATCTGGGTGACGATCAGCCGGGCAGATATCTCAGGGATCTCAAAGGACTCGCCAAGGTGGGGGATGTGGCCGAGACGGGTGAAGACGAGCCCCCCCACCGTCTCATAGCAGTCAGGCTCAAGTGGAAGGGGAGATTCAAGGATCTCATTGACATCCTCAACCCACGCCTGGGCATCGATCATATAGATGCCATCACCGAGTTTCTGAACCTCCTCTTCTTCCGTGTCAAACTCATCAAGGATATCGCCAACGAGTTCCTCAAGGATATCCTCGATTGTGACGACGCCGGCAAAACTCCCATACTCATCAAGGATGATTGCAATATGGGTCTGTTTAAACTGAAGCTCCTTGAGGAGATCATCGATCTTTTTGGACTCCGGAACAAAATACGCCTCATGGATAATATCCGGTATCTCCGTCTCTGATTCTCCGGAGTGGACCGCCCTGAAGACATCTTTCACATTCAGAATGCCGATGATATTCTCTTTCTGCGTATGATACACAGGAATCCGGGAGAATCCTGTCTCATGAAAGATATCCAGTGTCTCCTCGAGGTTTTTTGTATCATCAATCATGACCACATCCGGCCGGGGTGTCATCACGACACGGGCGGTTGTGTCCCCGAACCGGAAGACCGAGAAGAGCATCTCACGTTCATTCTCTTCTATTGCACCAGTCTCTTCACCGACATCGATCCATTCCTTGATCTCCTCTTCCGTCACCTCCTGATGGTAGGAAGCATCATCACGGGCATGAGCCTTCCGAATAATATCATTGAGCCAGAGGACCGGGGTGAGGATCTTCTGAAGGACCAGAATCGGGCGGGCAACAAAGAGGGCAAATGAGTCAACACGCTTTGAAGCATAGGTTTTTGGACCGATCTCCCCGATGACGAGCATCAGGATGACGACAACACCTGTTGCGATCCCCACCCCGGCATCTCCGAAATAGTCAATTGCAATCGCCGTTGCCAGGGTCGCCGCAGATACATTGACGACATTGTTCCCAATCAGGATCGTGATCAGAAGATGATCGGTGTTCTCCTTGAGTTTTGCAAGGGCAACAGCACTTTTGCTCCCTTCAGCGAGGAGGGTGCGGACCTTTGCCTTGTTAATTGCTATAAGAGCAACCTCGGATCCGGAGAAGAAACCAGATAAGAAGAGGCAGATAAAAAAGAGGGTAAAATGGAGTGCATCAGCCGCCATCAACTATCACCCCGTTCTGACGCTCTTCGTGAAGTATCGTTCATGGTTGCTTCGTGTAATCATTCTCTGGAGTTGAGAAATGATAAATATACCTGTTTGTGCCATGCTTCCCGGAAAGAGTCAGCCTCCCTTGAGAGGATGGCAATCTTCTCATCAAATCCTGGTGCCTCCGGGAAACCGAGATCTTCTATCTCGAAAATGACGGGACCGTCATACCCATATCTCCTCAATAGTCCGGCCAGCTCATTCATTCCACCGGTCAGGGTGAGGGGGTGATGCATGGATGAGCCTGAGGCATCACTTGCATGCACATTGACAAGACGATCCCCACAGAGTGAGAGGAACGCATCAGGAGATGAGGGGCCGCTCATCAGGGCATGGGCATAGTCGAAGGTAAAGAAGAGGTTCGGATACTCATCCAGCACGCTCCGGACAGCCTCAGGTGTTGTCAGGAGGGCGTTTACCTTCGGCTCCATATTCTCTACCGCAACTGCAACGGAGAGGCCCTGGGAAACCCGCTCAACTGCCTCCATGTAGTGTGCAAACCGATCCATGTCAGCCCTGCTCGGAGGCCGTTTCGCCGTCCTCCTGCCTGGATGAATCGTAACAACACCGGCACCGAGGTGCTCCGCAATCCGGATGGCTGAACAGGCAGTCTCAACCGATACCGTGGCGACTTCGGGGTTGACTGAGACCGGATTCAGATCAAGGACGGGGGCATGAACGGTGATCGGAACAAGTGACGGATAGTCGGCTGTCACCGCCTCAAGGCTCTTCAGCTTCCTCCCGGTCGTCCAGAACGATGGTGTTTCAAGCCAGAATTCAATCGTATCAAGACCTGATGCGACAATTCCCGAAAAGACAGAATGAAGGGCATACTCATGAAAGAACATGCTTGAAGCACCGAGCCGGACCATACGCAGATTCTTCACATCCGGACACAAATAGATTCCCATGCCCGGTGGTGAGCAGGCAACCCTTCTATCGGATGAGCCGGAGATCCTCTCCGTCGTCGATCTCTCCCGCATCATCAGGGAGAGGCTTGACACACCAGAACTCCGGGGGGTACGGGTCAGGGGTGAGGTGACCAATTACCGGCTCCACTCATCCGGTCATATGTACTTTTCACTCTCCGACAGAGGAGAGAACGGGGATGCGGCAATCGACTGTGTAATATGGCGCCGTGCCGCACAGAAGATCAGGATCCCGCCCGAAAACGGCATGGATGTTATCGTCACCGGCTATATCGATCACTATCCCCCGTATGGGAAGACACAGTTCATCGGAAATGAACTCATCCATGCAGGAGCCGGGGAAAAATATCTCCTCCTTGAACGATGGAGGCAGGAGCTGGCGAAGGAAGGCTGTTTCCTCGAATCCGAAAAGAAGCCTCTTCCCCCGTATCCCGCCCGTATCGGGGTCGTCACCTCAAGGACCGGGGCAGTCCTCCAGGATATCAGAAATATCCTTTCACGAAGGTTCCCGGTCGATCTCATCCTTTCACCGACACAGGTTCAGGGTGAATATGCCCATAGTGATATCTCAGCTGCGATAACCCGGCTGGATGGGCATGTGGATGTGATCATCGTTGCCCGTGGCGGGGGGAGCTTCGAGGATCTCTTCTGCTTCAACCATCCGGATGTCATTCGGGCAATCGCTGCCTGTTCAACCCCGATCATCTCAGCCATCGGCCATGAAGTGGATGTTACCCTCTCAGACCTTGCCAGTGATCTGCGGGCGCCGACCCCGTCTGCCGCCGCCGAACTCGTCGTCGCTGACCGGGCCCGGCTCCTGATTGAGCTTCAGGACAGGAGGGAGTCCATGCAGACAACCCTCCTTGACCGGATAGAGAGGTGCAGAGACGATCTGGAGGAACTCAGGCTCCGGATCATCAGCAGGAGATTAGAGCGGCGTCTCAGCGATATGAGACAGACCTCCTCGGACCTGCTGGAGCGGCTTCAGCGAGGGATGGCAGTCCGTCTTCAGAGGGAGAAGAGAGAGCTTGAGCACCTTACAACACAAATCCATGCCGCTGACAGCCGTGCACCCCTCAGACGAGGATATACCCTCCTCTTTGCTGAAGGAGAACTGATCAGATCAGCCGCTGAGCTGAAGAGAAGCGATACAGTAACGATCTACTTCTCAGATGGAGAGGCAGGGGCGACGATAACCGAGGTACACCATGACAGAGACATATGAAGAGATGGTAAAACGACTCCGTGAGATAGCACGGAGGCTTGAGGATCCGGATACACCCCTTGACGAGAGCATCAGGCTGTATCAGGATGGTATTGACCTGATCAAAAAGTGTGAATCATTCCTCTCAGACGCAGAACTTCGCATCCTCGAGATGACAGAAGAGTAGAGGGTCAGTCTACCCCTTCTGCAATAAGAATGACCTCCATCGCTGCACCGGAGGAGAGTGCCGCTATCAGCTCCTCCGGAAGGGTGCGCGCCACGAAATCTGACCTGATGCCGATTGTACGGCCGCAGACAAAGTCGCTTCTTCTCCAGACAAAATCTGTCGGATGATCGAGTGCCATCCGGGCAGATCCCTCTGACCGTATCTCACAGACGATACCCTCAACAGAGAGGATGGTCCGGAGAATCGTACGATCATCGGAGAGGAGATCACAAAAGGCATCTGAAAGGTCAATAAGAGATGCATCTGCTGAAATCCCGATGATACAATCACCTTTCAGGGTCATCTCGTCCTCAGTCGTGATCATAAATGTGGTCGGATGGCGGCCGGTTACATTGGCATGGCCCCGGCACTGAATGACTTCCCTGATCTCCATTGTTTAAGAGTCTCTATGTACTATCTATAGAGCATGTCGATATCGATCAGATGCCCTGGGTGTGAAGAGGAGACCGACCACGATATCGTTCGTGATGGATCACCCGCCACGGTACGCTGCTGTGAGTGTGATCACATACACCGCATCACCATTACAATCCCTGCCATACGTGAGATCCCTGCCATCGTCAGTAGCGAGGCTGAGTCAAAGAAAGGAGTCATAGAGCTTACAGATGATGAGCTGGTGAACGTCGGGGACACATTTGTCGCTGATGTCGGAGACGATATCTTTGGTGTCGAGGTGACCGGAATCGAGATCGGCCCTGCAAGGCGGAGGAGGGCTTCTGTAAAGGATATCACCTGCCTCTGGACGAGGGTGGTCGATACGGTCATTATCCGGGCATCACTCCATAAAGGGGCGACAACGATACCACTCTACGAAGCCGTGGATGGAGAGACTGCCTATACCATCGGGGAGATCACCGATGTCGGAGGACGTCAGTTCCGTGTAACCCGGATAAAAATGAGGGATGGACAGGTTATCAGAAAGCCGGGCTCCTATGCCGAGGCACGTTTTATCAAACGAATCTATGGTGAACGGTCATGATCGAATCAGGCAGGAAACTCACGACTTTAGTCGTGAGAGGAATGCCGATTGCCTGGTGTCGGTATAGTGTGTTGTTCTCCATGCTATTCTGGTCAGGATTGTGCAGTCTGTTGGTTTAGCAGATTGCGTTAATCGTTTTCCTGTTCTGAAATGGTGTAATGAGAGTCGTTCTTTGATTGAACCTCCTATATAGGATAAACCGTGTTTGAAATGGTTGACTAATGTTCCACGGATTAGGTTCAGAGAGATCGTTCCTCCATAAGGTTTTCTGATCCCTCCTGTTTCGGGTTGGAGTCGGTGGAGTTGACGACGATGGAACCTGATCGGAGTCCAATAAAATAAACCTCGTTCTGTTGGTTGTTTGGCTCCGGAAACGTCTGCCGCCATAACCCAGGCATCTACTGCATGAGAGGAGAAGACAGGTTTCTTCTTCTGAGAGGTCTTTCTGAGGTTGAATCGATCCCGGAGGTCTTTGGTTTCATATCCGGTACGAAGATGGAGATCGAGGTTGAGAGATCGGATTGTACGGTAAAACCATTGTTTACCCACCTCTAAAGGAGAGAAGTTGGAGTTCCATTGTTTGCAGTTCTTTTTGGTTACTGCGGCAATATCTTCGACAGCAACATCTGTCAGAGGGATGATCTTTTGGAGCTGTGTTACAATCCGGAGTTTGGCGTTCCATCTGGCGCGAGTACTCGG
This genomic interval carries:
- the pfdA gene encoding prefoldin subunit alpha, producing MQSNTRTPTPEQEFQTLQMYLSEFNQQIELFSQQLQMVEQARMESAAAIESLKGLKETTDAITLLPIGAGAAIHARVIDPDAVIVSIGSGVSVKKSNDEAVSYLSDRISEMEAQGRRLAETIGKLQNQAAEVGRRLDQLYQAGQTQSRGRS
- a CDS encoding ribonuclease P protein component 4 gives rise to the protein MAEKLRPGNGKRIARERIDILFAQAAEWADGDTGRAERCIALARRIAMKQRLRMPKRYRRQFCRTCYGYLVPGRTARVRIQHGKVIVTCLLCRDQRRYPVVKEHNGKV
- a CDS encoding 50S ribosomal protein L31e; translation: MVEAVKEQIYNIPLRDAKRAPKWKRAKVAIKDIRTFLEKHMKAEDVKLDRNINEKVWERGSQKPPRMIRVRAMKFSDGQVQAELAGE
- a CDS encoding signal recognition particle protein Srp54, encoding MLDSLSTSLKDAVKKLAGKAVIDRAAVEELIRDLQRALIQSDVNVKLVMQLSQSIKNRALEEELPKGMGVKDHVLRIVYQELVSLMGPETELELKPQKILMAGLQGSGKTTTTGKLCRYLQRKGMKVGAICCDNFRPGAFVQLQTLCKKINVPVYGDPNEKDALKIVRDGLTALRDVEVIIVDTAGRHALEDDLIEEIMQINDVAKPTHRWLVIDAALGQGARDQAKRFHEAIGIDGVIITKMDGTAKGGGALSAVAETGSGIVFIGSGETIDDLERFDPDGFISRLLGMGDLRALVERAEEVIESDDLDVNAMMKGKFTLRDMYKQLEALNKMGPLKQVLSMLPLGNMNLPGEVYDVTSVKMQRYRVIMDSMTDAELDDPSVLGTSRVHRIAYGSGSSVDQVRELIKYYKMMQKALKGFKGGGRFSMNRMMKQFGGDRLG
- a CDS encoding translation initiation factor IF-6 is translated as MKYTLSLDGDPNIGVFARAFEEFAILPETVPDSFADAVAEALDVEIVRMFLQGTSIIGSLITGNSRGMVVSGMISEEERGRLEEYGEVMLLDETMNAAGNVILVNDEFALVHPEMPVTLMDRISEFLKVPVERMQIAGIPTVGMASVVTNKGVLLSPRATQHEIDRVEALTSLPVGCGSVNMGSILVGTGVIANSKGFIAGGATTGFELGRMEDVLGLLR
- the rpl18a gene encoding 50S ribosomal protein L18Ae, which codes for MELREFEVSGAVKIGDSWKPYTKVIGAPNEVQARERIYTLIGSKHRLERRLIKIESIKSVNAE
- a CDS encoding YhbY family RNA-binding protein, encoding MTEKYDTSAIQTLKPTIWVGKQGITPEVTQEIRSQLEVRTIIKVKWLKNASIDPEAIVEGTGGVVVATRGRMMVIAKKRG
- the purN gene encoding phosphoribosylglycinamide formyltransferase is translated as MKRIVVLASGRGSNFLAVASAIAEGKIAGRCVGLIVDRNGTLAAVRAERQRIPVITINYQEFRSRDEYEAELSAVLRSLNPDLIVLAGYMRILGSSIIREYAGRIINIHPSLLPSFAGLNAHRQAIEYGVRLSGCTVHFVDEGTDTGPIILQRWCDVSEDDDESTLSDRILTLEHEALPKAVSLFCEGRLTIDGRRVFISDEAE
- a CDS encoding 50S ribosomal protein L39e, whose protein sequence is MSKLTKGRKIRMAKAAQQNRRVPSWVMIKTKRAVVSHPKRRNWRRSTLKV
- a CDS encoding DUF7411 family protein — translated: MLYSGGKDSSLAAILLSRDYSVELATFVFDPMREVSQVAAAAEALGLPWRKMTFAPGFIDEVIGILNRCGYPNEAINEIHRRSLCVLAQEYEVVADGTRFLDRVPMLTPAEVQSFEDRTGVSYIRPLLGFGRREIKRLVGQMLTVVYGETSQIQNGDYEREIRDEMTRRGIDWSGIFPKNHQQSLVTGRKELRDQVGEYQ
- the ftsY gene encoding signal recognition particle-docking protein FtsY, whose amino-acid sequence is MFEGLRNKLRDVRNRLGASIEAHSKPVLESGSPVAEDETVLPAQADIPSADPEPDPAPLVETVPGDTVSAPAPEKDEQGRVSAKQRWAEETEQPVRKTGFFQKFKTLVVEREFVLTEKDVAEPLFDLEMILLESDVALPVTDAIIAHMKASLVGTNRKIRQEPGEIVSGALREALREVLGDGLDISAYIRSHDRPVKILFTGVNGTGKTTSIAKVADLLRREGFSVVIGAGDTYRAGAIEQIQVHADRIGVRLIHHQEGADPSAVLFDTVEYARAHSIDVVLADTAGRFHNRANLMSQLEKIRRVMKPDLILYVDEATAGNDAVVRAAEFDRTVGADGVILTKADMDPKGGAAISIAYTIGKPLVFLGVGQEYSDIKPFTPDLILDAILGD
- a CDS encoding 30S ribosomal protein S19e, which codes for MTTVFDVPADLLIRKVALDLKEKPEIQAPEWAEYVKTGVHKEMPPENTDWWYFRAAAVLRRVYVDGPVGVERLRSVYGGAQNRGSRPSRFRKGSGSIARKIFQQLEAAGLLEKAAGGRKVSPAGRSFLDRAAYSLKDEAVSKAPGLEKY
- a CDS encoding DNA-binding protein, with the translated sequence MGDDELAELRQRRLAQLQQQQQSEEHEAERQRQVEQQIQMVLMQVLEPEARERLNTIKLTKPDFARAVEQQLVMLAQQGRLSSTQKITDAQLKQLLAQLVPQKKDFKIRRVG
- a CDS encoding type II toxin-antitoxin system PemK/MazF family toxin produces the protein MDADTKREREIMGTYNPRDVVIAPFPFHDGRGNKNRPAVVLSAGDNQLLLVPCTSRPADRIPSIRIDLDDFEEGGLDLFDESYILTTDQTWIPVRKILSKKGRLTNEAFMEVKRIARS